Proteins encoded by one window of Brassica napus cultivar Da-Ae unplaced genomic scaffold, Da-Ae ScsIHWf_382;HRSCAF=603, whole genome shotgun sequence:
- the LOC106371114 gene encoding transmembrane emp24 domain-containing protein p24delta11-like translates to MDLRLSTCKIQMTTSRLIIITMTMLMMRTGDSMRLDLESGMTKCISDDIKMNYLTVGTYSVVNPNEAIHLPASHKIFVTVASPKGHTQHQAENVESGKFVFTAVEDGDYTTCFIAPVFKPPAKFAVDFEWKSGVEAKDWATIAKRGQINMLEVEVRKLLDVTESIHDEMFLLREREREMQELNRSTNSRMAGLSLFSLVVTLFVAGLQLWHLKSFLERKKLL, encoded by the exons ATGGATTTGCGATTATCAACATGCAAGATTCAGATGACAACGTCAAGATTGATCATCATAACGATGACAATGTTGATGATGAGAACCGGAGACTCGATGAGATTGGATCTGGAATCAGGCATGACCAAATGTATCTCAGACGACATCAAAATGAATTATCTGACTGTGGGTACTTATTCCGTCGTCAATCCCAACGAAGCTATCCATCTTCCTGCTTCCCACAAAATCTTTGTCACT GTGGCGTCACCTAAAGGGCACACTCAACACCAAGCAGAAAATGTGGAGTCTGGGAAATTCGTTTTCACGGCGGTGGAAGACGGCGATTACACAACGTGTTTTATTGCTCCTGTTTTTAAACCTCCGGCCAAATTCGCCGTTGATTTCGAATGGAAAAGTGGCGTGGAGGCTAAAGATTGGGCCACCATCGCCAAGAGAGGCCAGATCAAC ATGCTGGAGGTGGAGGTGAGGAAACTACTAGACGTGACGGAGTCTATACACGACGAAATGTTTCTACTCCGGGAGAG GGAGCGGGAAATGCAAGAGCTAAACCGGTCGACGAACTCGAGAATGGCGGGTCTAAGTTTATTCTCGTTGGTGGTTACGTTGTTTGTAGCCGGTTTACAACTGTGGCATCTCAAGTCATTCTTGGAGAGGAAGAAGCTTCTCTAA